In Coleofasciculus sp. FACHB-1120, a single genomic region encodes these proteins:
- a CDS encoding alternative oxidase, whose translation MIRLLVSFLEFILKTFYRERWYARFYVLETIARVPCFAYLSVLHLYESLGAWPYTDWIKVHFAESWNELHHLRIIEALGGGKCRIDRIIARIGVLAYYWILVFVYMIAPRSAYYFNQLVEEGAYHTYDKFLTEHEAELKTQPAPQVAIDYYHEGDLYMFDDFQISHTPRERRPKIENLYDVFVAIRNDEKEHITTMIACQQPDAKEKIKSPHSPEFKPSSEES comes from the coding sequence ATGATTCGGCTACTCGTTAGTTTTTTAGAGTTTATTTTAAAAACGTTTTATCGAGAGCGATGGTATGCAAGATTTTATGTATTGGAAACGATCGCTCGCGTTCCATGCTTTGCTTATTTATCGGTTCTTCATCTCTATGAAAGCCTCGGCGCGTGGCCTTATACTGATTGGATCAAGGTTCACTTTGCTGAGTCCTGGAATGAGTTACATCATCTCCGCATAATCGAAGCATTAGGTGGGGGAAAATGTAGGATCGATCGCATAATTGCTCGGATTGGCGTCCTGGCTTACTACTGGATTCTAGTCTTTGTATACATGATTGCTCCGAGATCGGCTTACTACTTTAATCAGTTAGTAGAAGAAGGTGCTTACCACACCTACGATAAATTTCTAACAGAACATGAGGCTGAACTTAAAACTCAGCCAGCTCCACAGGTTGCGATTGATTACTACCACGAGGGCGATCTTTATATGTTTGATGATTTTCAAATCTCTCATACACCGAGAGAGCGCCGCCCTAAAATTGAGAATCTTTACGATGTATTCGTTGCCATTCGCAATGACGAAAAAGAACACATCACAACCATGATTGCCTGCCAGCAACCAGACGCAAAAGAAAAAATTAAAAGCCCTCATTCCCCTGAATTTAAGCCCTCATCTGAAGAGAGTTAA
- a CDS encoding DUF1816 domain-containing protein, with translation MLKMLKGVLKGFAQGLRMSWWVEIATTEPRCIYYFGPFHNSTEAAAACPGYIEDIQSEKACGIEVAIKRCKPNVLTMCEEEVS, from the coding sequence ATGCTCAAAATGCTCAAAGGGGTCCTGAAAGGATTTGCACAAGGTCTTCGGATGTCTTGGTGGGTGGAAATCGCCACTACTGAACCTCGCTGTATCTATTATTTTGGTCCTTTTCATAATTCGACTGAAGCGGCGGCTGCGTGCCCTGGCTATATTGAAGATATCCAAAGTGAAAAAGCTTGCGGGATCGAAGTTGCAATCAAACGCTGCAAGCCAAACGTGTTGACAATGTGCGAGGAAGAAGTCAGCTAA